A window from Alkalidesulfovibrio alkalitolerans DSM 16529 encodes these proteins:
- a CDS encoding ammonium transporter: MSAADTCFILICAALVMFMTPGLALFYGGMVRSKNVLGTIMQSFIMLGLATVVWVVAGYSLAFGTDIGGLIGGLDYLFLTGVGMEANGPADNIPHLLFMIFQCMFAIITVALITGAFAERMKFGPFLIFATLWLLFIYSPMAHWVWGGGWMGEMGALDFAGGAVVHMSSAAAALAACLIVGKRRGYGKEPHIPHNLPMTILGAGMLWFGWFGFNAGSALAADGLAANAFVVTHIAAGTAALSWIGVEWMHRGKPTTLGAASGAIAGLVAITPAAGFVTPMPALIIGLVAGGVCYGAILLKNKLGYDDSLDVVGIHGVGGTWGALATGLFANMDGTTGLFYGNAEQLWIQIISVVATWVFCFAGSFILLKLVDAFFGLRVSEEAEVKGLDVAEHSEAGYQW, encoded by the coding sequence ATGAGTGCGGCTGATACCTGTTTCATCCTGATCTGCGCGGCCCTGGTCATGTTCATGACCCCGGGTCTCGCCTTGTTTTACGGCGGCATGGTGCGCAGCAAGAACGTGCTGGGCACCATCATGCAAAGTTTCATCATGCTCGGGCTGGCGACCGTCGTCTGGGTCGTGGCGGGATATTCCCTGGCCTTCGGCACCGACATCGGCGGGCTCATCGGCGGCCTGGACTATCTCTTCCTGACCGGCGTGGGCATGGAGGCCAACGGCCCTGCGGACAACATCCCTCACCTGCTGTTCATGATCTTCCAGTGCATGTTCGCCATCATCACCGTGGCCCTGATCACGGGCGCGTTCGCCGAGCGCATGAAGTTCGGCCCGTTCCTGATCTTCGCCACGCTCTGGCTCCTGTTCATCTACAGCCCCATGGCCCACTGGGTGTGGGGCGGCGGCTGGATGGGCGAGATGGGCGCGCTCGACTTCGCGGGCGGCGCGGTGGTGCACATGAGCTCGGCCGCGGCGGCCCTGGCCGCTTGCCTCATCGTCGGCAAGCGCAGGGGGTACGGCAAGGAGCCGCACATCCCCCACAACCTGCCCATGACCATTCTGGGCGCGGGCATGCTCTGGTTCGGCTGGTTCGGTTTCAACGCCGGCTCGGCCCTGGCCGCGGACGGCTTGGCCGCCAACGCCTTCGTGGTCACCCATATCGCCGCCGGCACGGCCGCCCTGTCCTGGATCGGCGTGGAGTGGATGCATCGCGGCAAGCCCACCACGCTCGGCGCGGCCTCTGGCGCCATCGCGGGCCTTGTGGCCATCACCCCGGCCGCGGGCTTCGTGACACCGATGCCCGCGCTCATCATCGGCCTGGTGGCGGGCGGCGTGTGCTATGGCGCCATCCTTCTGAAGAACAAGCTCGGCTACGACGACTCCCTCGACGTGGTCGGCATCCATGGCGTGGGCGGCACCTGGGGCGCACTGGCCACCGGCCTCTTCGCGAACATGGACGGCACGACCGGCCTGTTCTACGGCAACGCCGAACAGCTCTGGATCCAAATTATCTCCGTCGTCGCCACCTGGGTTTTCTGCTTCGCGGGCAGCTTCATCTTGCTCAAGCTCGTGGACGCCTTCTTCGGGCTGCGCGTCAGCGAGGAAGCCGAGGTCAAGGGGCTGGACGTTGCCGAGCACAGCGAAGCCGGGTACCAGTGGTAG
- a CDS encoding universal stress protein translates to MNVKTILWPTDLSAASRKAAPSVVSLAEKYGATVYLLYVAVDLCSYFPAYGNYPSGEEVQRFQSWEIEQAKKKLESLCQEDLKACPNIEVRLVTGSAADEILKAVETYGADMIVMTASDYRTSPTGEARMSHVVHEVASRSPVPVHIVK, encoded by the coding sequence ATGAACGTGAAGACGATCCTGTGGCCAACCGACCTTTCCGCCGCCTCGCGCAAGGCGGCCCCCTCCGTCGTCTCCCTGGCGGAGAAGTACGGCGCGACCGTCTATCTGCTCTACGTGGCCGTGGACCTGTGCTCCTACTTTCCGGCCTACGGCAACTATCCGAGCGGCGAGGAGGTGCAGCGCTTCCAGAGCTGGGAGATCGAGCAGGCCAAGAAGAAGCTCGAATCCCTCTGCCAGGAGGACCTGAAGGCCTGCCCGAACATCGAGGTCAGGCTCGTGACCGGCAGCGCCGCCGATGAGATCCTGAAGGCCGTGGAGACCTACGGGGCCGACATGATCGTCATGACCGCGAGCGACTACCGCACGAGCCCGACGGGAGAGGCCCGGATGTCGCACGTGGTGCACGAGGTGGCCAGCCGCTCGCCGGTTCCCGTGCACATCGTCAAGTAG
- a CDS encoding peptidylprolyl isomerase gives MRYLSILIVLGLLVSLTWGTAGAAESNDRPLVLMTTTHGEIEIELWPEAAPETVRNFLQYVESGHYNGLIFHRVIRDFVIQGGGFDVNLAERATRLPIANEADPAIRNLRGTLSMARADDPDSAASQFFINILNNFDLDATDTRPGYCVFGKVSKGMRTVETINRLPVGSRMGHEDVPLEDVVILSATRLK, from the coding sequence ATGCGTTATTTGTCTATCCTGATTGTCCTGGGGCTGTTGGTTTCCCTGACGTGGGGGACGGCTGGCGCGGCGGAGTCGAATGACAGGCCCCTCGTGCTCATGACCACGACCCACGGCGAGATTGAAATCGAACTGTGGCCGGAGGCCGCGCCTGAGACGGTGAGGAACTTCCTGCAGTATGTCGAATCCGGGCACTACAATGGGCTCATCTTCCATCGTGTGATCCGCGACTTCGTCATTCAGGGAGGAGGTTTCGACGTGAATCTGGCCGAACGCGCCACGCGGCTGCCCATAGCCAATGAAGCCGACCCGGCCATCAGGAATCTGCGCGGCACCCTTTCCATGGCCCGCGCGGACGATCCCGACAGCGCGGCGAGCCAGTTCTTCATCAACATCCTGAACAACTTCGACCTCGACGCCACGGATACACGGCCCGGCTACTGCGTTTTCGGCAAGGTGTCGAAGGGCATGCGGACAGTGGAGACCATCAATCGCCTGCCCGTGGGATCGAGAATGGGACATGAGGACGTTCCCCTGGAAGACGTCGTCATCTTGTCGGCCACGCGCCTGAAATAG
- a CDS encoding pyridoxal-phosphate-dependent aminotransferase family protein gives MPPIDDEFTDLTLFITGPTWLSPRVRATGSLPEFGHRDSENEKRLGPAMRHLRALAQAGDDHVPILFNGSGSTAMEAAIRSLVAADETILHVVVGAFGDLWRTMSESNGKRVATLRFAPGEAIDLNRLDDTLKTQRPAVVAVTHNETSTGVINDYKAACRLIRERGALPLTDGVSVFGGAPLDLADSGCAFYATATQKALGLPAGFGIAFVAPEALEKAARVQHRGFSSDILRQVERARKHQTLTTPSTTLCNQLAVQLEHIVTVEGISARFDRHERLRDMAHGFVAGLSGFDLMAAEGSRSPTLTAVRAPKGFDTARLKKVKETMRGRGYLFDPGYGKLNQELEAAGERVCFRIGHMGDVSEEMLAVYLNHLGEVLVS, from the coding sequence ATGCCCCCCATAGACGACGAATTCACCGACCTGACTCTGTTCATCACCGGCCCGACCTGGCTCTCTCCCCGCGTGCGCGCGACCGGGAGCCTGCCCGAGTTCGGCCATCGCGACAGCGAGAACGAGAAGCGGCTGGGCCCGGCCATGCGTCATCTGCGGGCCCTGGCCCAGGCGGGCGACGACCACGTTCCCATCCTGTTCAACGGATCGGGTTCGACGGCCATGGAAGCTGCGATCCGAAGCCTCGTGGCCGCCGACGAGACCATCTTGCACGTCGTGGTTGGAGCCTTCGGGGACCTGTGGCGCACCATGTCCGAGTCCAATGGCAAGCGCGTGGCCACGCTTCGTTTCGCTCCAGGCGAGGCCATCGACCTGAACCGGCTCGACGATACCCTGAAGACTCAACGCCCCGCCGTTGTAGCCGTGACTCACAACGAGACTTCGACCGGGGTGATCAACGACTATAAGGCCGCCTGCCGCCTGATCCGCGAGCGCGGGGCGCTGCCCCTGACGGACGGAGTGAGCGTCTTCGGCGGCGCGCCGCTCGATCTTGCCGACTCGGGCTGCGCCTTCTACGCCACGGCGACGCAAAAAGCCCTGGGACTGCCCGCGGGCTTTGGCATCGCCTTCGTGGCGCCCGAGGCCCTGGAGAAGGCGGCGAGGGTGCAGCACCGGGGCTTCTCCTCGGACATCCTGCGCCAGGTGGAGCGGGCCAGGAAGCATCAGACCCTGACCACGCCGAGCACCACGCTGTGCAACCAGTTGGCCGTGCAACTCGAACACATCGTGACCGTCGAGGGAATAAGCGCCCGCTTTGACCGCCACGAGCGGCTGCGCGACATGGCCCACGGCTTCGTGGCCGGACTTTCCGGGTTCGACCTCATGGCCGCCGAGGGCAGCCGCTCGCCGACGCTCACGGCGGTTCGCGCCCCCAAAGGCTTCGACACGGCCCGGCTGAAGAAAGTCAAGGAGACCATGCGCGGCCGGGGCTATCTCTTCGATCCCGGTTACGGCAAGCTGAACCAGGAACTGGAGGCGGCCGGGGAGCGGGTGTGCTTTCGCATCGGCCACATGGGCGATGTGAGCGAGGAGATGCTCGCCGTCTATCTGAACCATCTGGGCGAAGTTTTGGTTTCATAA
- a CDS encoding cupin domain-containing protein gives MSAKPYCVLKRHVVAEAPRLRVLEMHLGQGEQVPRHFHSAADDIFYCLEGDLHIEAESPPAIFRLFPGQSAEIVSGRPHMVSNKGDGLCRFLLVQRGEVFDFIPVEVS, from the coding sequence ATGTCGGCCAAACCTTATTGTGTGCTGAAGCGGCATGTGGTCGCCGAGGCTCCGCGGCTTCGCGTTCTCGAAATGCACCTGGGGCAGGGAGAGCAGGTGCCTCGACATTTCCATTCCGCAGCGGACGACATATTCTATTGTCTCGAAGGCGATCTGCACATTGAGGCCGAATCCCCGCCGGCAATTTTTCGCCTCTTTCCGGGACAGTCGGCCGAGATTGTCTCCGGTAGACCGCACATGGTGAGCAACAAAGGCGATGGGCTGTGCCGTTTTCTTCTCGTGCAGCGCGGCGAGGTTTTCGACTTCATACCCGTGGAGGTGAGCTGA
- a CDS encoding tetratricopeptide repeat protein, translating into MNQTTAERFIGVFSVLNVSKIGAGTTKQKNVQTMFVYAEEQANGTYSLRYLNDNFVPVGKAWSVEHEALLADFTPEPDLYMNKVRPAVRELTKTIARAERLREKGQTYSAEYEFKQALRIDETNIRATFGFGLTYLDRGETHKADLVFRRLIELQAGFDVEHKHLFNEFGIRLRKAGLHDQALQFYSRAEEYCTRDENLLYNFARALVGKGRAEEATERLEQALALRPDFYEARKLLAWVRKNSATISSSGGSAADIPGEFAAIDEHE; encoded by the coding sequence ATGAACCAGACAACTGCTGAACGCTTTATCGGTGTCTTTTCCGTGCTCAACGTGAGCAAGATCGGCGCTGGAACAACCAAGCAGAAAAACGTGCAGACCATGTTCGTCTATGCCGAGGAACAGGCCAACGGCACGTATTCCCTCCGTTATCTGAACGACAATTTCGTGCCCGTAGGCAAAGCCTGGAGCGTCGAGCACGAGGCGCTGCTCGCGGATTTCACGCCCGAGCCCGACCTGTACATGAACAAGGTGCGGCCGGCGGTGCGCGAGTTGACCAAGACCATCGCCAGGGCGGAGCGGCTGCGCGAGAAGGGGCAGACCTACAGCGCCGAATACGAGTTCAAGCAGGCCCTGCGCATCGACGAAACCAACATCCGGGCGACGTTCGGCTTCGGTCTGACCTACCTCGACCGGGGCGAGACGCACAAGGCGGACCTTGTTTTCCGTCGCCTCATTGAGCTTCAGGCCGGTTTTGACGTCGAACACAAACATCTCTTCAACGAATTCGGCATCAGGCTGCGGAAGGCGGGATTGCACGATCAGGCGCTTCAATTTTACTCCCGCGCCGAGGAGTATTGCACCAGGGACGAGAACCTGTTGTACAATTTCGCTCGCGCGTTGGTGGGCAAGGGGCGTGCCGAGGAGGCCACCGAACGCCTTGAGCAAGCTCTTGCGCTACGGCCTGATTTCTACGAGGCTAGAAAACTTCTGGCCTGGGTCAGAAAAAACTCCGCCACGATCTCGTCGAGCGGAGGGAGCGCCGCAGACATTCCCGGAGAGTTCGCGGCCATCGATGAGCACGAGTGA
- a CDS encoding HDOD domain-containing protein, with protein sequence MPRGERPPITEPNPRIDPVDLLQRDIRLPSLPGVLTELQDTAARPTSSVEDLASVVARDPSLAALILRLVNSAFYGCPQRIETISRAVAVLGMRQLNMLATGACVARLFGEMPDETIDLVDFWRHSVGVGLAARALALRLGLSEPERHFTAGLLHDIGRLALCVAAPDRARRVHELCAKGMAIGDAEAACGLDHAVFGGMLLRKWNLPFPLALAVLRHHTPTREDAGVGAALTHVADIMVTTLYPAANGEFVIPRLDIAALTRLGITPDDVMTASAELDEWLAATMETFFGHAA encoded by the coding sequence ATGCCACGAGGCGAGCGCCCCCCGATCACCGAGCCGAACCCGCGCATCGACCCCGTGGACCTTTTGCAACGCGACATTCGCCTGCCCAGCCTGCCAGGCGTCCTGACGGAACTTCAGGACACAGCCGCGCGCCCCACGAGTTCGGTGGAGGATCTGGCCTCCGTGGTCGCGCGCGACCCGAGTCTTGCGGCGCTCATCCTGCGCCTGGTGAACAGCGCCTTCTACGGCTGCCCGCAGCGCATCGAAACGATTTCACGAGCCGTGGCCGTCTTGGGCATGCGCCAGTTGAACATGCTTGCCACGGGTGCCTGTGTAGCGCGTCTTTTCGGCGAAATGCCGGATGAAACTATCGATCTCGTGGACTTCTGGCGGCACAGTGTGGGCGTCGGACTCGCCGCCAGGGCACTGGCCCTGCGTCTGGGACTTTCCGAGCCCGAGCGGCATTTCACGGCCGGACTCTTGCACGACATCGGCCGACTGGCCCTGTGCGTGGCCGCGCCGGACCGGGCCCGCCGTGTACACGAACTGTGCGCCAAGGGCATGGCCATCGGCGACGCCGAGGCAGCTTGCGGTCTGGACCACGCCGTTTTCGGCGGCATGCTCCTGCGCAAGTGGAACCTGCCCTTCCCCTTGGCCTTGGCGGTCCTGCGCCACCACACGCCTACCCGCGAAGACGCTGGGGTGGGAGCCGCCCTGACCCATGTGGCCGACATCATGGTCACGACCTTGTATCCCGCCGCAAACGGTGAATTCGTCATTCCTCGCCTCGACATCGCGGCCCTGACTCGGCTCGGCATCACCCCCGACGATGTGATGACCGCAAGCGCCGAACTCGACGAATGGCTCGCCGCGACCATGGAAACATTCTTCGGGCACGCGGCCTGA
- a CDS encoding SAM-dependent methyltransferase — protein sequence MTHDSPLPLNQNLTVYQAAPDYADDLARELAHMGVVVLARRDPLFVAEGSPVDAAWAQNVWLEAMVARVASIGETARTLRAMQRNWSAVPVGHYRRTALVVEKLPPVSARHLVFGAPAPSAPLGAFTLWDEHTLIASPRCKSPFANGAPHFEEDTVNPPNRAYLKLWEALTLLPERPVPGQLCLDLGGSPGGWAYVLQSLGARVLCIDKAPLDPRIAHLPLVETCLGSAFALEPRIAGAVDWLFSDVICYPERLLQMVRTWLLEGECRRFVCTVKLQGPCEKGTFETLDAFKAIPGSRLMHLSHNKHELTWIKLA from the coding sequence ATGACCCACGATTCCCCCCTGCCACTCAACCAAAATCTGACGGTCTACCAAGCCGCCCCTGACTACGCCGACGACCTCGCACGCGAGCTTGCCCACATGGGTGTCGTGGTCCTCGCGCGGCGCGATCCGCTCTTCGTGGCCGAGGGCTCGCCCGTGGACGCAGCCTGGGCGCAAAACGTATGGTTGGAGGCAATGGTTGCGCGCGTCGCCTCCATCGGCGAGACTGCCCGCACGCTCCGGGCCATGCAGCGCAACTGGAGTGCCGTGCCCGTAGGACACTACCGCCGCACCGCACTGGTCGTCGAAAAACTCCCGCCCGTCTCCGCCCGGCACCTCGTCTTCGGCGCGCCCGCACCAAGCGCGCCGCTTGGAGCTTTCACACTGTGGGACGAGCACACGCTGATCGCCTCGCCGCGCTGCAAAAGCCCCTTCGCCAATGGCGCGCCACATTTCGAGGAGGACACCGTCAATCCCCCCAACCGGGCCTACCTCAAGCTATGGGAAGCCCTGACACTCTTGCCCGAACGGCCCGTGCCGGGTCAGCTTTGCCTCGATCTCGGCGGCAGCCCCGGCGGCTGGGCATATGTGCTGCAATCCCTCGGCGCGCGAGTCCTGTGCATCGACAAGGCCCCGCTCGACCCGAGGATAGCCCACTTACCCCTTGTGGAAACGTGCCTGGGCAGTGCCTTTGCGCTGGAGCCACGCATTGCCGGGGCGGTGGATTGGTTGTTCTCGGACGTGATCTGCTATCCTGAAAGATTGCTGCAGATGGTGAGGACTTGGCTTTTGGAGGGAGAATGCCGCCGTTTCGTGTGCACGGTGAAACTACAGGGGCCGTGCGAGAAAGGAACCTTCGAAACGCTCGACGCCTTCAAGGCTATTCCCGGCTCTCGACTTATGCACCTCTCCCACAACAAGCACGAACTGACCTGGATCAAGCTCGCCTGA